One window from the genome of Hyperolius riggenbachi isolate aHypRig1 chromosome 6, aHypRig1.pri, whole genome shotgun sequence encodes:
- the LOC137522678 gene encoding mucin-7-like has translation MDQTLLRLAAVARSEGGEELLKRILDAISPAVLPSVGFSAASSLPTPMDTEVSPQQPLLAPAPTNPVPATVTVERPPKPSKGRSRKDRHQEDLLSAGASAGFPEAPPAKRLKKPRRPYSPEVRGASSRNTAPTGSVRSSKGGSGRGHVTGGRHLAADLRSVCAPALSSAPSAQQSASVPSDAPAQCAPQPAALPDHLASSSSATIAGMLAAPASWTPPIPPPLVDGPSSSFSTSSPHSTPAIMPTPDQLSLQRSSGVLPVSAWGAACQSGAPPSTASRDPGFPPASEARFAGTAIQDGRLPAATGGAVAGDSSSSDDETSLQRHGLKQVVWIIGHSYLLGKTKGYGEALYGQPGLRL, from the exons ATGGATCAGACCTTGTTGAGGCTGGCTGCCGTGGCCAGATCTGAGGGAGGAGAGGaacttttaaagagaattttGGATGCCATCTCACCTGCTGTCTTGCCTTCTGTGGGCTTTTCTGCTGCTTCTTCCCTTCCTACTCCCATGGACACTGAGGTTTCTCCCCAGCAGCCCTTACTGGCTCCAGCCCCCACCAACCCTGTACCTGCTACAGTGACTGTGGAGCGGCCGCCCAAGCCGTCAAAGGGTCGCTCCAGGAAGGACCGGCATCAAGAGGATCTTCTTTCTGCCGGTGCGAGCGCTGGTTTCCCCGAGGCGCCGCCGGCGAAGAGGCTAAAGAAACCCAGGAGGCCCTATTCTCCAGAGGTCCGGGGAGCGAGTTCCCGGAACACCGCGCCCACAGGAAGTGTCCGCAGCAGTAAGGGCGGAAGTGGGCGCGGTCACGTGACcggcgggcgccatcttgccgcggATCTGAGGTCTGTTTGCGCTCCAGCGCTTTCCTCCGCCCCCTCTGCTCAGCAATCCGCGTCAGTTCCGTCTGATGCCCCCGCACAGTGCGCACCTcagcccgctgccctccccgaccATCTGGCATCGTCATCTTCGGCCACAATTGCAGGCATGCTGGCGGCTCCTGCATCTTGGACACCtccaattccccctcctctggtgGATGGTCCCAGCTCCTCTTTCAGCACTTCTTCACCCCACAGCACACCTGCCATCATGCCTACTCCAGACCAACTTTCACTGCAGCGCTCTTCTGGAGTCCTCCCTGTGAGCGCTTGGGGGGCTGCCTGCCAatcaggggcccccccttccacaGCCAGTCGGGATCCAGGATTTCCACCAGCATCCGAAGCCAGATTCGCTGGCACAGCGATCCAGGACGGACGTCTTCCTGCTGCTACAGGAGGGGCTGTCGCTGGCGATTCCAGTTCCTCTGACGATGAGACATCTCTTCAGAGACACG GTCTGAAGCAGGTGGTGTGGATTATCGGCCACTCTTATCTTTTGGGCAAGACGAAGGGCTATGGAGAGGCCTTATACGGACAACCTGGACTTAGACTGTGA